Proteins from a single region of Elusimicrobiota bacterium:
- a CDS encoding prolipoprotein diacylglyceryl transferase family protein: MRPILLAFGGWQVLSAPVFAGLSGLLAYFYCARNRPAALSEEDFWGLILRLALGTMLGAALAYLFLYGGGLEHNLRFMTRRRAFPGGAFYGSFWGAFALAGLYCLRRRVDFRGVADMFGTAAPLGLALMRLGCTLNGCCHGRPTDLPWALVFHDPRCAVPDRLLGVPLHPSQLYEAAGALGIFLFLHLRLTPALRRGTLFPGALFCASAALYAVLRFVLDFTRGGEGGILDASGLTTSQWSSLATLAAAALLARRWKSAR, translated from the coding sequence ATGCGACCGATCCTCCTCGCCTTCGGCGGCTGGCAGGTCCTCTCCGCCCCCGTCTTCGCGGGCTTGAGCGGCCTGCTCGCCTACTTCTACTGCGCGCGCAACCGCCCCGCGGCCCTCTCCGAGGAGGATTTCTGGGGGCTCATCCTCCGCCTGGCGCTGGGCACGATGCTCGGCGCGGCGCTCGCCTACCTCTTCCTCTATGGCGGGGGCCTCGAGCACAACCTCCGCTTCATGACCCGCCGCCGGGCCTTCCCGGGCGGGGCCTTCTACGGCAGCTTCTGGGGCGCCTTCGCGCTCGCCGGGCTCTACTGCCTGCGCCGACGCGTCGACTTCCGCGGCGTCGCCGACATGTTCGGGACCGCCGCCCCGCTCGGGCTCGCGCTGATGCGCCTGGGCTGCACCCTCAACGGCTGCTGCCACGGCCGACCGACGGACCTGCCCTGGGCCCTCGTCTTCCACGACCCGCGCTGCGCGGTGCCCGACCGCCTGCTCGGCGTCCCGCTGCACCCGAGCCAGCTCTACGAGGCGGCGGGCGCGCTGGGGATATTCCTCTTCCTGCACCTGCGCCTGACGCCGGCGCTCCGTCGCGGAACCCTCTTCCCGGGCGCCCTCTTCTGCGCGAGCGCCGCGCTCTACGCGGTCCTGCGCTTCGTGCTCGACTTCACGCGCGGGGGGGAGGGAGGGATCCTCGACGCATCCGGCCTGACCACCTCGCAGTGGTCCTCGCTGGCGACGCTCGCGGCCGCCGCGCTCCTCGCGCGCCGCTGGAAGTCCGCACGGTGA